Proteins encoded within one genomic window of Gloeobacter kilaueensis JS1:
- a CDS encoding AAA family ATPase yields the protein MNEARFLQLREALGQIVVGQPVLIQQLLVALIAGGHVILEGVPGTGKTLLVKVLAQLVRADFRRLQLTPDILPSDILGVNIFDLESRRFLLKKGPIFTQILLADEVNRTPPKTQAALLEAMEEQQVTLDGNSLPLGELFWVIATQNSLEFEGTYPLPEAQLDRFLFKLLVGYPEAGAEKQMLLNRQRGFEARRIDLESLQPLATVEDILAARTGARAVRVAEPLLDYLLALAAQSRNHPDLALGASPRATVAWLGCAQAHAWLAGREYATPDDVKAVAPPLLRHRLILKPEAQLDGLRPDTIIQSLLDRVPVPR from the coding sequence ATGAACGAAGCCCGCTTTCTCCAGTTGCGCGAAGCCCTCGGCCAGATCGTCGTCGGCCAGCCGGTGCTCATCCAGCAATTGCTCGTGGCGCTCATCGCCGGTGGCCACGTCATCCTCGAAGGGGTGCCCGGCACTGGCAAGACGCTGCTGGTAAAAGTGCTCGCCCAACTGGTGCGGGCCGATTTTCGCCGCCTTCAGCTCACCCCCGACATCCTGCCCTCGGACATTCTCGGGGTGAATATCTTCGATCTCGAAAGCCGCCGCTTTTTGCTCAAAAAAGGGCCAATCTTTACCCAGATCCTGCTCGCCGACGAGGTGAACCGCACGCCGCCCAAGACCCAGGCAGCACTGTTAGAAGCGATGGAGGAGCAACAGGTCACCCTCGACGGCAACAGCCTGCCCCTGGGCGAGCTATTTTGGGTGATTGCCACCCAGAACTCGCTGGAATTTGAAGGCACCTATCCCCTGCCGGAAGCCCAGCTCGACCGCTTTTTGTTCAAGTTGCTGGTGGGTTATCCCGAGGCGGGGGCCGAAAAGCAGATGCTGCTCAACCGCCAGCGCGGCTTTGAGGCCCGCCGGATCGATCTGGAAAGCCTCCAGCCGCTTGCCACCGTCGAGGACATCCTTGCTGCCCGCACTGGGGCGCGGGCGGTGCGGGTGGCCGAACCGCTGCTCGACTATCTATTGGCCCTCGCTGCCCAGAGCCGCAACCATCCGGATCTCGCCCTCGGCGCGTCCCCCAGGGCAACCGTCGCCTGGCTGGGGTGCGCCCAGGCCCACGCCTGGCTGGCCGGGCGCGAGTACGCCACACCGGACGATGTCAAGGCGGTCGCTCCGCCCCTGTTGCGCCACCGGCTCATCCTCAAACCCGAGGCCCAACTGGACGGCCTGCGACCGGACACGATCATCCAGTCCCTCCTCGATCGGGTGCCGGTGCCCCGATGA